The Planococcus liqunii genome includes a region encoding these proteins:
- a CDS encoding M14 family metallopeptidase: protein MSKSWRIANLSVAEGQKEKGYLELPTIAEKLPAFLVNGIAEGPKVLVLGGIHGCEYTSIDAAQKVGASITPAEVKGKIIVLPIANPASFYARSIYVHPGDQKNLNRVFPGKKEGTDAERLAYWLNESVFKEVDYIIDLHGGDMIEALVPFTIYHVTEDEEVLNSSKEIASLFDIEYVIGSKGQVPGSTYGCAAEQGIPAIIAEAGQQGIMSEEHSLLLQKGVKNILISLGLLEGEAEKSDSTFLSVFDWYRSDKKGLWYPAVQIGDAVAKGQVLGKLANEFGDTIKEVVSHTEGTVLFLVSSLAINDTDPLLAVGA, encoded by the coding sequence ATGAGCAAAAGCTGGAGAATTGCGAATTTATCTGTTGCTGAAGGACAAAAAGAAAAAGGGTATTTAGAGTTGCCGACCATTGCCGAAAAGCTGCCGGCATTTCTGGTCAATGGCATAGCAGAAGGACCGAAAGTATTGGTATTAGGCGGGATTCATGGCTGTGAATATACATCCATTGATGCAGCGCAAAAAGTTGGCGCTTCCATCACTCCAGCTGAAGTCAAAGGGAAAATAATAGTGTTGCCGATCGCCAATCCGGCTTCGTTTTATGCTCGCAGCATCTATGTGCATCCAGGAGACCAGAAAAACCTGAACCGGGTGTTTCCAGGAAAAAAAGAAGGGACAGATGCCGAACGGTTGGCTTATTGGCTGAATGAGTCTGTGTTTAAAGAAGTGGATTACATCATTGACCTTCATGGAGGAGATATGATTGAAGCTTTAGTGCCATTCACCATTTACCATGTAACCGAAGACGAAGAGGTTTTAAACTCTTCCAAAGAAATCGCTTCTCTTTTTGACATCGAATACGTTATCGGAAGCAAAGGGCAAGTGCCGGGTTCTACATATGGCTGTGCTGCCGAGCAAGGGATTCCGGCCATTATTGCCGAAGCAGGGCAGCAAGGAATCATGAGCGAGGAACATTCGCTTCTTCTGCAAAAAGGTGTGAAAAATATTTTAATTTCTCTCGGACTATTGGAAGGCGAAGCAGAAAAAAGCGACTCCACCTTTCTTTCGGTATTTGATTGGTATCGATCGGACAAGAAAGGGCTTTGGTATCCCGCTGTACAGATAGGGGATGCCGTAGCCAAAGGCCAAGTTCTGGGCAAGCTGGCGAACGAATTCGGGGATACGATCAAAGAAGTTGTCTCCCACACAGAAGGCACCGTGTTATTTCTGGTCAGCTCATTGGCAATTAATGATACAGATCCTTTGCTTGCAGTGGGGGCATAG
- a CDS encoding ABC transporter substrate-binding protein, with product MNFKSRWSKLLLFFVIAILALAGCQNYSEDAESTDSPDATDPAASNENFDENVFNFATNQDIPLLDPHGQAANTTFRVIYMMYDRLVTYDGTSTEPQPMLAESWDVSEDGMEYTFHLVKDAKFHDGSPVTAEAVQYSFTRAIDVGKSAAGIFSKVIDKNSFEIIDDHTIKITLKEPFAPFISTLGTAFANIINPALEENHGDDLGESFLAEAEMGSGPYILDSWDRGETLVMKANPDYWGEKPTMETVNIRFVSEASTARLMLEKGEIDLIDNTMVSPEVLGQMEGTDGIEVVKATGFQIDYMPMNIESGPLADVKVRQAIAHSINYDALLESVYLGNAERIVGAVPKGMFGFSPDAKLYEYDLDKAKALLKEAGQAEGLTLEIAISEDDEVRSNTALLLQSDLEKVGVTLNIKTYAWPTFLDLVTSGKHDFGLVSWTPDYPDPDYNLWYFAHSSSKGPGFNLAFYENPEVDALLEEARTSTDEALRENNYKEIQNTMAEEVPYIFVAQPQIQAPVRSWVKGYELNPMNTWYVPFHKITKEE from the coding sequence ATGAATTTTAAAAGCCGATGGTCAAAACTGCTATTGTTCTTCGTCATTGCCATATTAGCTCTTGCCGGATGCCAGAATTACAGCGAAGATGCCGAAAGTACCGATTCGCCTGATGCTACGGACCCGGCAGCATCCAATGAGAACTTTGATGAAAATGTCTTTAATTTTGCGACCAACCAAGATATACCGCTTTTAGACCCTCATGGCCAAGCAGCGAATACAACTTTCCGTGTCATTTACATGATGTATGACCGTCTGGTAACGTATGACGGAACTTCAACAGAACCGCAGCCAATGCTTGCAGAAAGCTGGGACGTTTCAGAAGATGGCATGGAATATACATTCCATTTGGTCAAAGATGCCAAGTTCCACGATGGATCCCCTGTAACAGCTGAAGCTGTACAGTATTCTTTTACGCGGGCAATTGACGTCGGGAAATCGGCAGCAGGTATTTTCAGCAAAGTCATTGATAAAAACAGTTTTGAAATTATCGATGACCATACCATTAAGATCACGTTAAAAGAACCATTTGCGCCGTTCATCAGCACCTTAGGAACTGCTTTTGCCAATATCATCAATCCGGCTTTGGAAGAAAACCACGGAGATGATTTGGGAGAAAGCTTCCTCGCTGAAGCTGAAATGGGCTCTGGCCCTTATATCCTGGATAGTTGGGACCGAGGCGAAACCTTGGTGATGAAAGCGAATCCGGATTACTGGGGAGAAAAGCCGACGATGGAGACGGTCAATATCCGTTTTGTCTCCGAAGCATCCACAGCACGCCTGATGCTTGAAAAAGGTGAAATTGATTTGATCGACAATACGATGGTCTCACCGGAAGTGCTGGGACAAATGGAAGGCACTGATGGAATTGAAGTCGTGAAGGCGACCGGATTCCAAATCGACTACATGCCGATGAATATTGAAAGCGGTCCGCTTGCAGATGTGAAAGTCCGTCAAGCCATTGCCCATAGCATCAACTATGATGCATTGCTTGAAAGCGTCTATTTAGGAAATGCGGAACGAATCGTAGGAGCGGTGCCAAAAGGCATGTTCGGTTTTAGCCCGGATGCAAAACTTTACGAGTATGACTTAGATAAAGCAAAAGCGTTATTAAAGGAAGCTGGACAAGCTGAAGGGCTGACACTCGAAATCGCCATTTCTGAAGATGATGAAGTCCGAAGCAACACGGCGCTTTTGCTGCAGTCGGATCTTGAAAAAGTAGGTGTTACATTAAACATCAAGACATACGCATGGCCGACTTTCCTAGATCTTGTGACAAGCGGCAAACACGATTTCGGTCTAGTTTCATGGACGCCGGACTATCCGGATCCAGATTACAACTTATGGTATTTCGCACATTCATCCAGTAAAGGCCCTGGATTCAACCTAGCTTTCTATGAAAATCCGGAAGTGGATGCTTTGCTGGAAGAAGCCAGAACGAGCACAGATGAAGCTTTGCGTGAAAACAATTACAAAGAGATCCAAAACACCATGGCAGAAGAAGTTCCATATATCTTCGTTGCTCAACCGCAGATTCAAGCTCCAGTAAGAAGCTGGGTAAAAGGTTATGAGCTGAATCCAATGAACACGTGGTATGTGCCATTCCACAAAATCACAAAAGAAGAATAA
- the nikC gene encoding nickel transporter permease produces MRRVVSSPLTVLGLVIVLIIIVSAIFAPAIATHSPTEVDLLSKLEAPSGEHYFGTDEVGRDIFSRIVYGTRISLRIGLLVVLISFPIGTILGAIAGYIGGRVDQIIMRITDIFLSFPGIILAMSIAAALGPSIENVMLALAATWWPWYTRIVRSSVLSIKHSEFIEASRALGANPFRILFKEIIPNSIAPATIQASLDLGFVILSAAGLSFIGLGAQPPSPEWGAMLSNSREILREAWWAATFPGIAILLTVLGFNLLGDGLNDVMDPKQR; encoded by the coding sequence GTGCGTAGAGTTGTAAGCAGCCCGCTGACTGTATTGGGGCTTGTCATTGTTTTAATCATCATAGTGTCAGCCATATTTGCGCCGGCAATCGCCACCCATAGCCCTACTGAAGTCGACTTGCTGAGTAAATTGGAAGCGCCGAGTGGGGAACATTACTTTGGTACGGACGAAGTCGGGCGGGATATTTTCAGCCGGATTGTTTACGGCACAAGGATTTCTTTACGCATTGGGCTATTGGTAGTATTAATCTCTTTCCCGATTGGAACCATTCTCGGAGCGATTGCGGGTTATATCGGAGGGCGGGTGGACCAGATCATCATGCGGATTACGGATATATTCCTGTCGTTTCCCGGCATTATTCTGGCAATGTCCATCGCAGCAGCGCTTGGGCCGTCAATTGAGAACGTCATGCTGGCTCTAGCAGCCACTTGGTGGCCTTGGTATACAAGGATTGTCCGTTCATCGGTTCTCTCCATAAAACATTCGGAGTTTATTGAAGCTTCGCGTGCGCTAGGTGCTAATCCGTTCCGGATTTTGTTCAAGGAAATCATTCCGAATTCTATTGCGCCTGCTACTATACAGGCTTCGCTCGATTTAGGTTTTGTGATTTTGTCTGCAGCCGGTTTGAGTTTCATCGGCCTTGGTGCACAGCCGCCGTCTCCGGAATGGGGGGCAATGTTATCAAACAGCCGAGAAATATTGCGGGAAGCTTGGTGGGCGGCGACTTTCCCAGGCATCGCCATCCTTCTCACCGTTTTGGGTTTCAACCTGCTCGGAGACGGGCTCAACGATGTAATGGATCCGAAGCAGCGTTAA
- a CDS encoding ABC transporter permease has protein sequence MDALRFIAKRLLLMIPILIGISILTFAISNTIPGDPARLILGPKATPEGLEALREDMGLNDPLYVQYGRYMAGIFQGDLGESTYSQRPVADDLIRYSPATFELTIFAMVITLLIGIPFGIISASRKDKIADQFTRIFALLGVAMPAFWLGLLLLLFFYLRLGVFPGSGRLDNGMSPPDYITGMYTVDALLTGNWPVFISAVMHLVLPGITLSAVTVGMITRMTRSSMLTVLQSDYIRTAYAKGAPENRVLYGHALRNGVMPVITLLGMAFGHALGGSVLVEAVFSWPGLGQYAVNAINYLDFPAVMGVTLLIAIMFILVNLIVDTMYFFIDPRLKHN, from the coding sequence ATGGATGCCTTAAGATTTATCGCCAAGCGCCTGTTGTTGATGATTCCAATATTGATCGGGATCAGCATACTGACTTTTGCCATTTCAAATACGATTCCCGGAGATCCAGCCCGGTTAATATTAGGGCCAAAAGCCACTCCGGAAGGACTGGAAGCGCTACGGGAGGATATGGGATTGAATGATCCGCTCTATGTCCAATATGGCCGTTATATGGCAGGGATTTTTCAGGGAGATCTTGGAGAAAGCACCTATTCCCAGAGGCCGGTTGCGGATGACTTGATCCGCTATTCACCGGCTACATTCGAACTGACAATTTTCGCAATGGTCATCACGCTGTTGATCGGTATTCCATTCGGCATTATCAGTGCCAGCAGAAAAGATAAAATCGCTGATCAATTCACCAGGATATTCGCCTTGCTGGGGGTGGCCATGCCGGCATTCTGGCTCGGCTTATTATTGCTCTTGTTTTTCTATTTGAGACTTGGAGTTTTCCCGGGGTCGGGCAGGCTGGATAATGGCATGTCGCCTCCGGACTATATCACCGGAATGTACACCGTGGATGCTTTATTGACTGGGAACTGGCCAGTATTTATCTCGGCAGTCATGCATTTGGTGCTGCCCGGCATCACGCTTTCAGCTGTCACGGTCGGAATGATCACCCGGATGACACGCTCGAGTATGCTGACAGTGCTGCAAAGTGACTATATCCGCACCGCCTATGCTAAAGGGGCTCCAGAAAATCGGGTGCTGTATGGCCATGCTTTGCGCAACGGGGTTATGCCGGTTATCACTTTGCTAGGGATGGCTTTTGGCCATGCTTTGGGAGGCAGTGTATTGGTGGAAGCGGTATTCTCTTGGCCGGGACTCGGACAATATGCGGTCAATGCCATCAATTACCTGGATTTTCCGGCAGTTATGGGAGTGACACTGTTAATTGCCATCATGTTCATTTTAGTCAATCTGATTGTCGATACGATGTATTTCTTCATTGATCCGCGTTTGAAACACAATTGA
- a CDS encoding ABC transporter ATP-binding protein produces the protein MALLEVQNLKQHFTTKKGFLGEKTVIKAVDGVSLSIEEGKTLGVVGESGCGKSSLGRSILRLVEPTEGSVKFNGQEIVGMSPRGMKELRKEMQIVFQDPYASLNPRNTVRKILEAPLLIHGTGNKKERQERIESLAGKIGLRKEQLNNYPHEFSGGQRQRIGIARALMLNPKLIIADEPVSALDVSVQSQVLNLMLDLQQERNLSYMFISHDLSVVQHVSDKVAVMYLGKVVEIADVEKVYKDPLHPYTRALLSALPIPDPVRVRNRIILQGDLPSPANPPPGCPFHTRCPMATKECAEIVPPLEEKTTDHFAACIHT, from the coding sequence ATGGCTCTGCTAGAAGTACAGAACTTGAAACAGCACTTCACAACTAAAAAAGGGTTTCTGGGAGAAAAAACGGTGATCAAAGCAGTAGACGGCGTCAGCCTCTCGATTGAGGAAGGAAAAACCTTAGGAGTTGTAGGAGAATCGGGCTGCGGAAAATCCAGCTTGGGCCGTTCAATCCTTCGCCTGGTAGAGCCTACTGAAGGCAGTGTTAAATTTAATGGCCAGGAAATTGTCGGCATGTCCCCTAGGGGGATGAAGGAATTGAGGAAAGAGATGCAAATTGTTTTTCAAGATCCTTATGCTTCCCTCAATCCTCGCAACACGGTCCGGAAAATATTGGAAGCACCGCTTCTTATTCACGGCACAGGAAATAAAAAAGAACGCCAAGAACGAATTGAGAGTTTGGCCGGAAAAATTGGTTTGCGAAAAGAACAGTTAAACAACTATCCTCATGAATTTTCAGGCGGACAGAGACAGCGTATTGGAATCGCCCGGGCGCTAATGCTCAACCCCAAATTGATCATTGCTGACGAGCCGGTCTCAGCTTTGGACGTTTCTGTTCAATCCCAAGTGCTGAATCTGATGCTGGATCTTCAGCAGGAACGAAATTTGAGTTATATGTTCATTTCCCATGATTTGTCTGTAGTCCAACATGTATCGGACAAAGTGGCTGTAATGTATTTGGGGAAAGTGGTGGAAATCGCAGATGTAGAAAAAGTTTATAAGGATCCATTGCATCCATATACCCGGGCTTTGCTTTCAGCATTGCCGATTCCGGATCCTGTGCGTGTCCGAAACCGGATCATTCTGCAAGGCGATTTGCCAAGTCCAGCTAATCCACCGCCAGGCTGTCCATTCCATACAAGATGCCCGATGGCGACAAAAGAATGTGCAGAAATTGTTCCGCCATTGGAAGAAAAAACAACCGATCATTTTGCAGCCTGTATCCACACATAG
- a CDS encoding ABC transporter ATP-binding protein, whose product MLLEVNDLSLSLKRAGKYSKILDGISFQVAQGETLGIVGESGCGKSMTALSLMQLLPDKARLGGKVDLQGEQITSFSKRKLEKIRGNQMSMIFQDPLTSLNPLHTVGTQVEESLILHTKKSKQERRDRVLHLLRAVGLPRAGELIDEYPHQLSGGMRQRVMIAIAMACEPQLLICDEPTTALDVTVQAQILELMNDIKRQTKMGIIMITHDMGVVAEVCDRVIVMYAGKIVEEAPVIELFQNPKHPYTQGLLDSIPKLGERKKKLGSIPGTVPTPGNMPAGCRFADRCIHAMDICRSTLPPMINIQENHQTACWLYDEKEAKNDGSARSTELETALHN is encoded by the coding sequence ATGCTGTTAGAAGTGAACGACTTGTCTTTATCGCTTAAAAGAGCGGGCAAATATTCAAAAATTCTGGACGGAATCTCTTTTCAGGTGGCTCAAGGAGAAACGCTCGGAATTGTAGGTGAATCGGGCTGCGGAAAAAGCATGACGGCGCTATCGCTAATGCAGCTGCTGCCTGATAAAGCAAGACTCGGCGGCAAAGTGGATTTGCAGGGAGAACAAATCACCAGTTTTTCAAAACGCAAATTAGAGAAAATCAGAGGCAATCAAATGTCGATGATTTTTCAGGACCCCTTAACGTCACTTAACCCTCTCCATACCGTTGGAACACAAGTAGAAGAATCCTTGATCCTTCATACGAAAAAAAGCAAACAAGAAAGACGTGATCGTGTCCTTCATTTATTGCGGGCGGTTGGCTTGCCGCGTGCAGGAGAACTGATTGACGAATACCCTCATCAGCTCTCAGGCGGAATGAGGCAGCGCGTCATGATTGCCATTGCCATGGCATGCGAACCGCAGCTGCTGATTTGTGATGAGCCTACTACCGCCTTAGATGTTACCGTCCAGGCGCAAATTTTGGAATTGATGAATGATATCAAACGGCAGACCAAGATGGGCATCATTATGATCACCCATGATATGGGCGTGGTTGCGGAAGTATGCGACCGGGTCATTGTGATGTATGCCGGGAAAATTGTAGAAGAAGCACCGGTCATTGAGCTATTTCAAAATCCTAAACATCCTTATACACAAGGCTTGCTGGATTCGATCCCGAAACTAGGGGAACGCAAAAAGAAATTAGGCTCAATTCCAGGGACGGTTCCAACTCCCGGGAATATGCCGGCAGGCTGCCGATTTGCTGACCGTTGTATTCATGCAATGGATATTTGCAGATCTACGCTCCCTCCAATGATTAACATTCAGGAAAATCACCAGACAGCCTGCTGGCTTTATGATGAAAAGGAGGCGAAAAACGATGGCTCTGCTAGAAGTACAGAACTTGAAACAGCACTTCACAACTAA
- a CDS encoding GntR family transcriptional regulator — translation MLIPDQRTLSDDVAAIIRKMILNGDFRSGERINQAQLAEKLSISRGPVREALKLLQNEGLIKHETNKGTFVATLSQQDAFEIYTLRALLEGEAAQLAVPNLKEKDFAKLERLLEKFHQMMIAKDLEKQAQCDILFHSTIVGASRHNRLISIHKHLDTQVGAMFLTIANQVPLRVEQVVHNHQILLDALRTKDCEKIQLAFSDHYKTALKDLSKVASTKE, via the coding sequence ATGCTGATCCCGGACCAGAGGACCTTATCAGATGATGTTGCAGCAATAATAAGGAAAATGATTTTAAATGGAGATTTCCGTTCAGGAGAACGCATCAATCAGGCGCAATTAGCGGAAAAGCTTAGCATCTCCAGAGGCCCGGTGCGAGAAGCCTTGAAATTGCTTCAGAACGAAGGTTTGATCAAGCATGAAACAAATAAAGGCACTTTTGTTGCAACGTTATCCCAGCAAGATGCATTTGAAATATATACCCTTCGTGCCTTGCTGGAAGGCGAAGCAGCCCAGCTTGCTGTACCTAATTTGAAAGAAAAAGATTTTGCTAAGCTGGAGCGCCTGCTTGAGAAATTCCATCAAATGATGATTGCGAAGGATCTGGAGAAACAGGCACAATGCGACATTTTATTCCACAGTACGATTGTTGGGGCCTCCAGACATAATCGGTTAATCAGCATTCATAAACATCTCGATACACAGGTCGGGGCCATGTTTTTGACCATTGCCAATCAGGTGCCGCTGCGGGTGGAACAAGTTGTCCATAACCATCAAATTTTGCTGGATGCCTTACGGACCAAGGACTGTGAAAAAATTCAACTTGCATTTTCAGACCACTATAAAACAGCATTAAAAGATTTGTCTAAAGTAGCTTCAACCAAAGAGTAA
- a CDS encoding ketopantoate reductase family protein, which translates to MAITIIGAGAIGGVLGAYLIRAGETVIFCDIAEDHVSKMNLHGITIEGPDETFTVKGTAYTPKQLVERNVPLETIFLCVKAHHTEKALLPFLPLLTPDSQIISLQNGLCERKISKMIGEERTIGCFVNFSADYLEPGRILYGGVASLYLGELDGTISSRITVLKEKLQCWGPAQVTDNIWGYLWGKMSYAGLLYATALVDETMAEVVRRQDLRGMLMELCSEILEVADKLHVSPLGFDDWEPALVYPREQRNRKELEAQLEKLAKRMAANKKTKSGIWRDLAVRKRETEVDAQLGDVLEIGKNNGVEMPLLSALVDSIKEIEQGTREMNWDNLYELKKIYESLPTKAS; encoded by the coding sequence ATGGCAATTACAATAATTGGTGCTGGTGCGATTGGCGGTGTTCTTGGTGCTTACTTGATAAGGGCAGGAGAGACGGTCATTTTTTGTGACATTGCTGAAGATCATGTCAGCAAGATGAATTTACACGGAATCACTATTGAAGGTCCGGATGAAACATTTACGGTTAAGGGAACAGCTTATACTCCAAAACAATTAGTTGAAAGAAACGTACCTCTTGAAACAATATTCCTTTGCGTTAAAGCCCATCATACAGAAAAAGCTCTACTGCCTTTTTTACCTCTTTTAACTCCCGATTCACAAATAATTTCATTGCAAAATGGTCTGTGTGAAAGAAAGATTTCAAAAATGATAGGAGAAGAACGGACAATCGGTTGTTTTGTTAACTTCTCTGCCGATTATCTGGAGCCGGGAAGGATTCTTTACGGAGGGGTGGCCTCTTTGTATTTAGGCGAACTGGATGGCACCATTTCCAGCCGGATCACAGTGTTGAAAGAAAAACTGCAATGTTGGGGCCCTGCTCAAGTGACCGATAATATATGGGGATATTTGTGGGGCAAGATGTCGTATGCAGGCCTATTGTACGCAACCGCTTTAGTAGATGAAACGATGGCGGAAGTGGTCAGAAGGCAAGATTTACGAGGAATGTTGATGGAGTTGTGTTCTGAAATACTGGAAGTGGCAGACAAACTGCATGTTTCTCCTCTTGGTTTTGATGACTGGGAACCGGCACTCGTTTATCCAAGAGAGCAGCGCAATCGAAAGGAATTGGAAGCGCAGCTGGAAAAATTGGCAAAGCGCATGGCGGCCAATAAGAAAACAAAAAGCGGCATTTGGCGTGATTTGGCAGTCCGTAAACGTGAAACGGAAGTTGATGCTCAACTGGGCGATGTACTTGAAATTGGAAAAAACAACGGAGTGGAAATGCCGTTGCTTTCTGCTTTGGTTGATTCAATCAAAGAAATAGAGCAGGGAACCAGAGAAATGAACTGGGACAACCTTTACGAGTTGAAGAAAATTTATGAATCCTTGCCTACTAAAGCAAGTTGA
- a CDS encoding SDR family NAD(P)-dependent oxidoreductase gives MEQSVNSLQLTFEDKVALVTGAAHGIGKSICLELAGRGARVIALDILEEPLNAAKNEVEKGIKASGSSGKVITYLCDVTNSNAIASVIRQVIKKFGKIDILVNVAGGVAGQVHQPIEKVADDDWQKVIDINLKSTFFMVRAVVPHMKAAGYGRIVNISSGAGRSSSLTGIQAYTSAKAGQIGFTRQMARELGRFGITVNNVAPGFVLSNPATERQWKAMSDEEQVNLIQSISVKRLGTPEDIAHPVLFFASDFARYVSGQVISADGGMQLF, from the coding sequence TTGGAGCAAAGTGTTAACAGTTTACAGTTAACTTTTGAGGATAAAGTTGCTCTAGTTACTGGTGCAGCTCATGGGATTGGCAAAAGCATCTGCTTGGAACTTGCCGGTCGTGGAGCCCGAGTGATTGCACTGGATATCCTTGAAGAACCTTTAAATGCTGCTAAAAATGAAGTGGAAAAAGGCATAAAGGCATCTGGATCATCCGGAAAAGTGATTACATATCTATGCGATGTCACAAACTCCAATGCAATAGCATCTGTTATCCGCCAGGTCATAAAAAAATTCGGAAAAATAGATATTTTAGTCAATGTGGCTGGAGGTGTAGCAGGTCAAGTGCATCAACCAATTGAAAAAGTAGCGGATGATGATTGGCAAAAAGTCATTGATATTAACCTGAAATCCACTTTTTTCATGGTGCGGGCAGTTGTTCCGCATATGAAGGCAGCAGGATATGGAAGAATCGTCAATATTTCAAGCGGTGCCGGAAGAAGCAGCAGTTTGACCGGCATACAAGCTTATACAAGTGCCAAAGCTGGACAGATTGGCTTTACTAGGCAAATGGCCAGAGAATTGGGGCGATTTGGAATAACCGTCAACAATGTAGCGCCGGGGTTTGTGTTATCGAATCCTGCCACAGAACGGCAGTGGAAAGCGATGTCTGATGAAGAACAAGTAAATCTGATTCAATCCATCTCGGTAAAAAGACTGGGAACACCAGAAGATATTGCGCACCCTGTTCTTTTTTTTGCATCAGATTTTGCCCGTTATGTAAGCGGCCAAGTAATATCAGCAGATGGCGGAATGCAACTTTTTTAG
- a CDS encoding SDR family NAD(P)-dependent oxidoreductase gives MQLAGKVAIVTGGASGIGLATVKALLDKGAHVIIADINTEGGEAAAKELQGNEAEVAFIEFDASREESAANLVAETVKRFGQLNIMVNNAGVRSTAETHELSFEDYRKVIAVNQDGVFFGSKHAIREMLKTGGGAIVNTASILGTVGEANAFAVTASKGAVNLMTKSLALKYADKNIRVNAVSPGYIETGMSNRNTLNPELYAKAVAKHPIGRLGQPEEVAHAIIFLCENEFVTGSTVMVDGGYTAQ, from the coding sequence ATGCAATTGGCAGGGAAAGTGGCAATTGTGACAGGCGGCGCATCCGGAATTGGACTGGCAACTGTAAAAGCATTACTGGACAAAGGAGCACATGTGATCATTGCAGATATTAATACGGAAGGCGGCGAAGCGGCTGCAAAAGAACTTCAAGGCAATGAAGCAGAAGTTGCATTTATTGAATTCGACGCTTCCCGGGAAGAATCCGCAGCAAACCTTGTAGCCGAAACAGTCAAACGGTTTGGACAGCTTAACATCATGGTCAATAATGCAGGAGTCCGGTCAACTGCTGAAACGCACGAGCTTTCCTTTGAAGATTACCGGAAAGTAATTGCGGTCAATCAAGACGGGGTTTTCTTCGGATCAAAACACGCCATTCGTGAAATGCTGAAAACCGGAGGCGGTGCGATTGTCAACACGGCTTCAATATTAGGGACTGTGGGAGAAGCGAATGCTTTTGCGGTTACTGCATCGAAAGGTGCCGTAAATTTGATGACAAAATCGTTGGCGCTCAAATATGCAGACAAGAACATTCGGGTCAATGCGGTAAGCCCTGGCTATATTGAGACAGGAATGTCAAATCGAAATACTTTAAACCCCGAACTTTATGCCAAAGCGGTAGCGAAACATCCGATCGGACGCTTGGGGCAGCCGGAAGAAGTAGCGCATGCGATCATCTTCCTGTGTGAAAATGAGTTTGTGACGGGCAGTACGGTAATGGTCGACGGCGGCTACACTGCCCAATAA
- a CDS encoding GNAT family N-acetyltransferase, whose protein sequence is MLVRYKKSCQKIAMGLLSFMPNERNVKNLCQTMSRYTEDPDWQLYLLKNEEDYIGLVGVEVADTYFTVHHISVLPSFRGEGLGHKMIEKIQLLMQDREIRATAETKDFIEHCSKKKYVLN, encoded by the coding sequence ATGTTAGTCAGATATAAGAAATCATGCCAGAAAATTGCGATGGGGTTATTGTCCTTTATGCCGAATGAACGAAACGTGAAAAATCTATGCCAAACCATGAGCCGCTATACAGAAGATCCGGATTGGCAATTGTACTTATTGAAAAATGAAGAAGATTATATCGGACTGGTTGGCGTGGAAGTTGCCGATACGTATTTCACAGTCCACCATATCTCCGTACTTCCTTCTTTCCGGGGCGAAGGGCTAGGACATAAAATGATTGAAAAAATTCAGCTTCTGATGCAGGACCGTGAGATACGGGCAACAGCAGAAACAAAAGATTTCATTGAACACTGTTCAAAAAAAAAGTACGTATTAAACTGA